acctttgcttcccggcCAGGCTGTGCAATGCACAAATCTGGGAGCAGCCCCCTGCGTGTGGACTCATCTGCAAATTCGCCgtggagcctggctttggagaagGTGCCACAATTGAagtccatcatcttcagcttgccaGGTGGAGGAAGAGCTTGTCATCCTTGATGTCACcctccatgtctccagcagcagcagccgcacctggcacagcttctccaggggcttcttcttccctggggctggagcaggctgtcagtgctctgcccagggccccggctgtcgctgaagcaggacaagcaaaagcagctggcatgggggccaccagtgctgggaagagcagctcagctccagcagcagggctgcgcgtgcccagctgaggagccctGCGCAGCGATTCAGGCAGGAcaaaaactctgcctttctttgctgcctcttgCCAAGGCACGTGTGCAGCTGGAACTTACCGGCTCCCTGGCTCAAAGCGTGCGTGTGGCTCTCTCCATTCTCCTACGGCACGCGAATATCCTGCATCCAAGGATCACAGGACAGGTCTTCTAATGAGGGCCTTTCCGAGGAGAGCACGGATAAACACCGTCGGATGAGATCCTGGCACTCTgcgcagagaaagcagaaagcaccagtcagttgcagaaggctcctgtccgctttgccccactcttgccatggccaggccgtgctgcctgtgctcagggctgtgcctaaACTTTGCcatcaattctttcttttggaggggagcaggacattgccacctcctcagcagctgccaggatgGCATGCTCCTGAGcccgctgctgtctcccagcactgctattcCCCCCGTGCTGCAGAGACGAGGATCCACCTGGAGAGAGCCGTCGTGGGAGCGAGAGCCGGCCCCAGgtgctgttccagcccctcctgaaaGGGTGCTCCCCGCAGACCATCTGGTGCAGCacgatgcccagggaccagacggTCGCTGCCTCGCCGTGGTACCAGCCGAGGTGCGTCCATTCCGGGGGGCTGTAGGACGGTGTTCCTATGGAATAGAGATGGAGTTCTTCAGGGGgacgctgcctgctcccagagcctcaccccagcatccctgggcctGCGGGGGCCGCACCCGCTGCCCTCTCGCCAGCACCGGGGACTTGTGTCCAAACTGGGGGTTGGAAAAGAAGCCGCTGGTGTCGCAAGAGGGCAGCggaagccctggcaaggcccgagcattccatgcaaaggaaaaacgcacttggtgctggggaaaaaccacgctttcatcctccctgcctgcactgccccagAAACCATTCttaagccaaggcaagcgcgGGCAGCAGAGCGGTCTGAGCCCTGTCTCGCCTGCACACCAAacgggctggagcacaggttcTGGCCCCCCCTCTCTGCTACCCCCACCCACGGGTGTTTCTGTggcgctggctgccccagccccagcgccagtcctgggcagagtggctggcaaaggctgccagcagggctggaagatggGCCCTCAGCCAGCGCCgctcaaaagcagctcagctgaagaCTCCGGCTGCCATGACTGGCAGCAAAAGGGACGATCCCCCGGGCCACAGCCGGCTTGGGCTGTGAGCTCTTGGGCTCTGAGATGCCGCTACCAGGAGCCTCCCCCTGCGTGGGCTCACCTGCAAAGCTGGTGTAGGCTGCGGCTTGCAGGTAGGTGCCACAGCCAAAGTCGATGAGTTTGGCCTGCCCGGTGGCCAGGTCAACCAGGATGTTCTCTGGTTTGATGTCCCGGTGCAGGACCCCGCAGCTGGCGCAGTGCCGCacggcctccagcacctggcgGAACAGGTGCCGCGCCACCTCCTCGCACAGGAAGCCCCGTGCCCAAATGAAGTGCAGGAGGTCCTGAGACCGCTCCGGGCGCTCCAGCACCATCACCACGTTGCTGGGGAGCTCCAGCCACTCGTGGAGCTGGACGATGCCGGGGAAGCCAGCGGacaccttgtccagcagcacgATCTCCAGTGGTGCTCGGGTGCCGtcgggctgtgggaggagcacGATGCCGTCAGCGGGGCCGATGCCGTGCCGGGGCTCGGCAAGCCCTCAGCCAGCCGGGGACGCTCTGCGCGCTCCGCTGGCCCCACGGCCGCTCTCCCTCGAGGCGTTCTGGCGGCTTCCACCCTGCCGGGCCTCGGCTCATCCCCGCCCGTCGCGCCccggcttctcccgctgcccctcgctcactcaccagctggCCCCAATGGTGGATGCGGTTCCGTGGCACCcgtttgatggccacctgcaaggCAAGGGGAGCAGCGGGCTGAGCTCGCCGCCCGCCGTGCCGAGCCCcgtgctccttctcctcctcctttgccccccgcctcctgcgcccgccgccggccccgccactcACCGGGGCGCCGTCCGAGAGCCGCGTCGCCGCGAAGACGCTGCCGAAGCCGCCGCGCCCCAGCAGCGAACCCAGCCGGTAccgctccttcaggccctgctgcgCCTTCCCTGCCGGCGAGACGCGGCCGTCAGCGCTCGGCCCGGGGCCAGGAACGGCCGCCGAGCGCCGCTcaaccgccccgggccggccaTGTCCACATGTTGGCTCTTTTGAAGCGGACACCGGCGGctcggggccggcggccgcgcTCAAGAGCGGCGGACTTCGGAGCGGGGAAGACGCtgcggaggcggcgggagcggccgcgccgcctGTGTCCCCGGCGGGCCCCGGCAGGAGCCGAGGCCGGGGTCGGGGTGGGGGTAggggtcggggtcggggtcgggccagccggagccaggggctggcgatggtgcccaggagccaggcact
The nucleotide sequence above comes from Corvus hawaiiensis isolate bCorHaw1 unplaced genomic scaffold, bCorHaw1.pri.cur scaffold_60_ctg1, whole genome shotgun sequence. Encoded proteins:
- the LOC125321080 gene encoding serine/threonine-protein kinase pim-1-like, whose amino-acid sequence is PLPPPRPRPRLLPGPAGDTGGAAAPAASAASSPLRSPPLLSAAAGPEPPVSASKEPTCGHGRPGAVERRSAAVPGPGPSADGRVSPAGKAQQGLKERYRLGSLLGRGGFGSVFAATRLSDGAPVAIKRVPRNRIHHWGQLPDGTRAPLEIVLLDKVSAGFPGIVQLHEWLELPSNVVMVLERPERSQDLLHFIWARGFLCEEVARHLFRQVLEAVRHCASCGVLHRDIKPENILVDLATGQAKLIDFGCGTYLQAAAYTSFAGTPSYSPPEWTHLGWYHGEAATVWSLGIVLHQMVCGEHPFRRGWNSTWGRLSLPRRLSPECQDLIRRCLSVLSSERPSLEDLSCDPWMQDIRVP